The following coding sequences lie in one Cotesia glomerata isolate CgM1 linkage group LG5, MPM_Cglom_v2.3, whole genome shotgun sequence genomic window:
- the LOC123264763 gene encoding uncharacterized protein LOC123264763 isoform X2: MIGAMPAVAVRHERRRQEKRLKRPSQLYLGGQWLPPLQGSPPTPSPHGQNSHLDPLPELYLCGKISGLHAVVICLLLGAIVLVVGLVQLAPGATTTDHRLILLIAGATILILGIILAGVRCYVLHCMPLPTDSPVATPLPPPSTADQSSVAKGTLDLLVGHENPPETEQMIHHHQHHRHHGNHKEKRSSQSSDVEKA; the protein is encoded by the exons ATGATTGGAGCAATGCCAGCGGTGGCTGTACGCCATGAACGCAGGAGACAAGAGAAAAGGTTGAAACGTCCGAGCCAGCTATATCTCGGCGGACAATGGCTGCCTCCTCTCCAAGGTTCTCCGCCGACTCCCAGCCCTCATGGACAAAATAGCCATCTTGATCCTCTCCCGGAGCTCTATCTCTGTGGCAAG ATATCGGGGCTTCATGCAGTGGTAATTTGCTTACTATTGGGCGCCATAGTCTTGGTAGTTGGTCTAGTTCAACTGGCGCCCGGAGCAACGACCACAGACCACAGGCTCATACTGCTGATAGCTGGCGCTACCATACTCATTTTAG GGATCATTCTCGCCGGCGTGAGGTGTTACGTCCTGCACTGCATGCCTTTACCAACAGATTCTCCAGTGGCGACGCCATTACCGCCTCCCAGTACAGCAGATCAATCGTCAGTCGCGAAAGGGACTCTCGACTTGTTGGTAGGACACGAAAATCCCCCAGAGACCGAGCAAATGATCCACCACCATCAACATCACCGTCACCACGGAAACCACAAAGAAAAGCGTTCGTCCCAAAGCTCCGACGTCGAAAAAGCCTAA
- the LOC123265231 gene encoding uncharacterized protein LOC123265231 produces the protein MITALPVPSVKVFHKTYYHEKARTGASQPGSPLTDSEAVVALTEKEQPEYFFCGKINALHVVVGSILLGVVVLIVGLVQLAPGAEAAQYSTALIGVGCTLLALGALLAQLRALWLRRKRAAQKDSTHQRSVTSIDMLLAQHRDFTVLTPDELEDLVGKPTPVLENKVRKHGNNT, from the exons ATGATTACAGCGTTACCAGTGCCTTCAGTGAAGGTCTTCCACAAAACATACTACCACGAAAAAGCTCGAACCGGAGCGAGTCAACCTGGAAGCCCTCTCACAGATAGCGAAGCAGTCGTCGCCTTAACGGAAAAAGAACAACCCGAGTATTTTTTCTGTGGCAAG ATAAACGCTCTACATGTCGTCGTAGGTTCTATTCTCTTGGGAGTTGTTGTTCTCATTGTCGGGCTGGTGCAGCTGGCACCAGGAGCTGAAGCTGCGCAATATTCAACGGCACTCATCGGAGTCGGATGCACCCTCTTGGCCCTCGGCGCCCTTCTGGCACAGTTGAGAGCTCTCTGGCTCAGAAGAAAGAGGGCTGCCCAGAAAGATTCCACTCATCAACGGAGTGTTACCAGTATAGACATGCTCTTAGCCCAACATAG GGACTTTACGGTTCTCACGCCAGATGAGCTTGAAGACCTTGTCGGTAAGCCAACCCCCGTTCTCGAGAACAAGGTCCGAAAACACGGGAATAATACCTAG
- the LOC123264763 gene encoding uncharacterized protein LOC123264763 isoform X1, which produces MHAVGLHSALAIKRQRNRRDEQRRARERRYSAQSGESGLTSPRASTGSLDRHHRHRHVIQQHHAGQGMVDSKVVTSIGMLHIGVVFLVLGGFLLGSGLLPGDLATWSSKGSGGWWNELVATGLFAVVVGIFLIVLNRVIAKREEDDLEEYVQRQLTRSRSGHRLERDVETGGLTTRHARKAKQLKKMTSLSSIELQSEKTTSSPPRSPPPAYSPPPVANGDHSVQPPLFLEQITEEEIISDRLETSTTNSLSPGSPSETRELLRNNSRHSKHNGTHTPQHNHNYHHHDEHPPIYVSARN; this is translated from the coding sequence ATGCACGCGGTTGGATTGCACTCGGCGCTGGCCATCAAGCGTCAAAGAAACCGGCGAGATGAGCAGCGACGAGCCCGCGAGCGCCGCTACAGCGCGCAATCCGGGGAAAGCGGCCTGACGTCTCCTAGAGCCTCGACGGGGTCCTTGGACCGGCACCACCGACACCGTCATGTAATCCAGCAACACCACGCCGGCCAGGGGATGGTCGACTCCAAGGTGGTCACCTCCATTGGGATGCTCCATATCGGGGTGGTCTTCCTCGTCCTGGGAGGCTTCCTCCTGGGCAGCGGACTCCTCCCAGGTGACCTGGCGACCTGGAGCTCCAAAGGCTCCGGTGGCTGGTGGAACGAGCTGGTCGCCACCGGGCTCTTTGCAGTTGTCGTCGGAATTTTCCTGATCGTCTTGAATCGCGTAATTGCTAAGCGGGAAGAAGACGACCTAGAGGAGTACGTCCAGAGACAACTCACCAGGTCCAGGTCCGGCCACAGACTCGAGAGGGACGTAGAGACCGGAGGACTCACCACCAGACATGCCAGGAAAGCGAAGCAGCTCAAGAAAATGACCTCCCTCAGCTCGATCGAGCTGCAAAGCGAAAAAACCACCAGTTCTCCCCCCAGAAGTCCTCCTCCCGCGTACTCTCCACCTCCAGTTGCGAATGGGGACCACTCGGTCCAGCCGCCACTCTTTTTGGAGCAGATCACCGAGGAGGAGATCATCAGCGACAGGCTGGAGACCTCGACTACCAACAGTCTCAGTCCGGGGTCGCCTAGCGAAACTAGAGAGCTACTGCGCAATAATTCTCGACACTCTAAGCATAATGGCACTCACACTCCCCAACACAACCACAATTATCACCATCACGACGAGCATCCTCCGATTTACGTTTCTGCTaggaattaa
- the LOC123264894 gene encoding 39S ribosomal protein L12, mitochondrial: MNSLRSIARCKVTFRQFHTCFRYCQEAVAASAPKLTIPVPEGADPALSPKIEKLVQEITALNLIEVSQLSDVLKRRLNLPDAPVMAVGSVAAPKAEEEEAAPQRVQTSFTVKLVKFNDKQKVALIKEIKTLMPEMNLVQAKKFVESVPTVVKADISKEEADKLKEAIEKVGGEVEVA; the protein is encoded by the exons atgaACTCTCTGAGATCAATTGCACGATGCAAAGTTACATTCCGACAATTTCATACAtg tTTCAGATATTGTCAAGAAGCAGTAGCGGCTTCAGCTCCAAAATTGACAATTCCTGTACCTGAAGGAGCCGATCCAGCCCTGAGCCCTAAGATTGAAAAACTTGTCCAAGAAATTACAGCTTTGAATTTAATAGAAGTGTCACAATTAAGCGACGTCCTGAAAAGACGACTTAATCTTCCTGATGCGCCTGTTATGGCCGTTGGTAGCGTCGCAGCTCCCAAAGctgag gaAGAAGAAGCAGCACCTCAAAGAGTCCAAACGTCGTTTACCGTAAAGTTAGTTAAATTCAATGACAAACAGAAGGTTGCGTTGATAAAGGAAATTAAGACTCTGATGCCTGAAATGAATCTTGTTCAG GCTAAGAAATTCGTAGAGTCAGTTCCAACAGTTGTCAAAGCTGACATCTCCAAGGAGGAAGCTGACAAATTAAAAGAAGCCATTGAAAAAGTTGGAGGAGAAGTAGAAGttgcataa